A single region of the Paenibacillus sp. genome encodes:
- a CDS encoding MGDG synthase family glycosyltransferase, giving the protein MQRKKRILILSEGFGAGHTQAAHALAVSIKRMSPNVQTRVLELGSFLHPTIFPMIFSAYKKTVTSQPKLYGMMYRSQYKKRVGKFSQLALHRIFYAQTAHIIRTLKPNAIVCTHPFPNIVVSRLKRSAGLDVPLCTVITDYDAHGTWISAETNRYLVSTPEVKNKLIAQGVPSRIIRVTGIPVHPNFWQQQDKDQVRADFGLKSMPTVLVMGGGWGLMKQEELLKYMINWRDRIQFIFVLGNNRKALDEMSADPAFRHENIKLLGFTREVDKLMEISDLLITKPGGMTCTEALAKGLPMLFHEAIPGQEEENAQYFTSNGFGETLKSVETIDFWFNRLVMQYDEVLQRRRMLTQMLQRTNPEDCSKAILQMVN; this is encoded by the coding sequence TTGCAGCGAAAGAAGAGGATCTTGATCCTTTCCGAAGGATTCGGAGCCGGGCACACCCAGGCGGCGCACGCGCTCGCCGTCAGCATCAAACGCATGTCCCCCAACGTCCAGACACGGGTGCTCGAGCTCGGGTCGTTCCTGCATCCGACGATTTTCCCAATGATTTTCAGCGCTTACAAAAAGACGGTCACTTCGCAGCCGAAGTTGTACGGCATGATGTACCGTTCTCAATACAAGAAGCGCGTGGGCAAATTTTCGCAGCTGGCGCTGCATCGTATTTTTTACGCGCAGACGGCGCATATCATCCGAACGCTGAAGCCGAACGCGATCGTGTGCACGCATCCGTTCCCGAACATCGTCGTGTCGCGCCTGAAGCGTTCCGCCGGATTGGACGTGCCGCTGTGCACCGTCATCACCGATTACGACGCGCACGGCACATGGATTTCGGCGGAGACGAACCGGTACTTGGTTTCCACCCCCGAGGTGAAAAACAAGCTGATCGCTCAGGGCGTGCCGAGCCGCATCATCCGCGTGACCGGCATCCCGGTGCATCCGAACTTCTGGCAGCAGCAGGACAAAGACCAAGTGCGGGCCGATTTCGGGTTGAAATCGATGCCCACGGTGCTCGTCATGGGCGGCGGATGGGGGCTCATGAAGCAAGAGGAGCTCCTGAAATACATGATCAACTGGCGGGATCGCATCCAGTTCATCTTCGTGCTCGGCAACAATCGGAAGGCGCTCGACGAAATGTCCGCCGACCCGGCGTTCCGGCACGAGAACATCAAGCTGCTCGGTTTTACGCGCGAGGTCGACAAGCTGATGGAAATTTCGGATCTGCTCATCACGAAGCCGGGCGGCATGACGTGCACGGAGGCGCTGGCGAAAGGCTTGCCGATGCTGTTCCACGAGGCGATTCCCGGCCAAGAGGAAGAGAACGCGCAGTACTTCACGAGCAACGGCTTCGGCGAAACGCTGAAATCGGTCGAGACGATCGATTTCTGGTTCAACCGGCTCGTCATGCAGTACGACGAAGTGCTGCAGCGCCGGCGAATGCTGACCCAAATGCTGCAGCGCACGAACCCCGAAGATTGCTCCAAAGCGATACTGCAAATGGTAAATTGA
- a CDS encoding phosphatase PAP2 family protein, with translation MWSRMVSWLKEHDQRVFFLVNRKLNHALVGKLCERITHLGGARATILATLGIWMLAPKPVSTVGMQAFIALALSHIPVAIVKKTYPRLRPYLALPETITCSKPLKDHSFPSGHTTAIFSVIAPFVIAFNWIGFILIPVAMIIGMSRMTLGLHYPSDVAAGCVIGCLTAAGTVAFLG, from the coding sequence ATGTGGAGCCGCATGGTCTCTTGGCTGAAGGAACACGACCAACGCGTGTTTTTCCTTGTGAACCGCAAACTCAATCACGCTTTGGTAGGAAAGCTATGCGAACGGATCACTCATCTGGGCGGAGCTAGGGCCACGATTCTCGCCACTTTGGGGATTTGGATGCTCGCCCCGAAGCCGGTGTCGACCGTCGGCATGCAAGCTTTCATAGCTTTGGCGCTCAGCCATATACCCGTTGCTATCGTGAAGAAGACATATCCGCGTTTGCGCCCTTATCTCGCCCTGCCCGAAACGATCACCTGCAGCAAGCCGTTGAAGGATCATTCCTTCCCTTCCGGGCATACGACGGCGATCTTTTCCGTCATCGCGCCGTTCGTCATCGCCTTCAACTGGATCGGCTTCATTCTGATTCCGGTCGCGATGATCATCGGCATGTCCCGCATGACGCTCGGATTGCATTACCCGTCCGACGTGGCCGCGGGCTGCGTCATCGGCTGCCTCACCGCCGCGGGCACGGTCGCTTTCCTGGGGTAA